Proteins encoded together in one Deinococcus metalli window:
- the xylA gene encoding xylose isomerase, whose protein sequence is MPDYTPTPADKFTFGLWTVGNTGRDPFGEPTRPAMKAPYLVQKLAELGAWGVNLHDNDLVPISASASERDSIVAEFKQALSDHGLVVPMATTNLFNDPAFKDGAFTSADARVRAYALQKTMRSMDLGAELGAATYVFWGGREGTEVDAGGKLLDCLGWFRDSLNFLAEYSESQGYGYRFALEPKPNEPRADIFLPTVGSALGFIATLDKPEQFGVNPEFAHETMAGLNFSHAVAQAIDAGKLFHIDLNDQKMGRFDQDLRFGAENPKGAFFLVQLLESSGYAGPRHFDAHALRTEDEAGVWAFARGCMRTYLIFKEKAQQFAQDSEIQAALAAYRVEDAELAQLTGTFSPQNAEALKARTFDRAALGARGPGLEQLDQLTMELLLGIR, encoded by the coding sequence ATGCCCGACTACACCCCGACGCCCGCCGACAAGTTCACCTTTGGCCTGTGGACGGTCGGCAACACCGGCCGCGATCCCTTCGGCGAACCCACCCGCCCCGCCATGAAGGCGCCGTACCTCGTGCAGAAGCTCGCGGAGCTGGGCGCGTGGGGCGTGAACCTGCACGACAACGACCTCGTGCCGATCAGCGCCAGCGCCAGCGAGCGCGATTCCATCGTGGCCGAGTTCAAACAGGCGCTGTCGGATCACGGGCTGGTCGTGCCGATGGCGACCACCAACCTGTTCAATGACCCGGCTTTCAAGGACGGCGCCTTCACCAGTGCCGACGCCCGCGTGCGCGCCTACGCGCTGCAAAAGACCATGCGCAGCATGGATCTGGGCGCGGAACTCGGCGCGGCCACCTACGTGTTCTGGGGCGGGCGCGAGGGCACCGAGGTGGACGCCGGCGGCAAGCTGCTCGACTGCCTGGGCTGGTTCCGCGACTCGTTGAACTTCCTCGCGGAGTACTCCGAGTCCCAGGGCTACGGCTACCGCTTCGCGCTGGAACCCAAGCCGAACGAACCGCGCGCCGATATCTTCCTGCCGACCGTCGGGAGCGCGCTGGGCTTCATCGCCACGCTCGACAAGCCGGAGCAGTTCGGCGTGAACCCCGAGTTCGCGCACGAGACCATGGCAGGATTGAACTTCTCGCACGCGGTCGCGCAGGCCATCGACGCCGGGAAGCTGTTCCACATCGACCTGAACGACCAGAAGATGGGCCGCTTCGACCAGGACCTGCGCTTTGGCGCGGAGAACCCCAAGGGCGCGTTCTTCCTGGTGCAGCTCCTCGAATCGAGCGGCTACGCCGGCCCCCGTCACTTCGACGCGCACGCGCTGCGCACCGAGGACGAGGCGGGCGTGTGGGCGTTTGCGCGCGGCTGCATGCGCACGTACCTGATCTTCAAGGAAAAGGCCCAGCAGTTCGCGCAGGACAGCGAGATCCAGGCGGCGCTGGCGGCGTACCGCGTGGAGGACGCCGAACTCGCCCAGCTCACCGGCACCTTCAGCCCCCAGAACGCCGAGGCGCTCAAGGCCCGCACCTTCGACCGCGCGGCGCTGGGGGCGCGCGGCCCCGGCCTGGAACAGCTCGACCAGCTCACCATGGAGCTGCTGCTCGGGATACGGTAA
- a CDS encoding aldose epimerase family protein produces MSASAGRADRRSWGVAPSGETIHTYTLALPGGVQATLTDLGATLVGLEVPDRQGALGDVVLGHDRPEPYADHATSPYFGATIGRYANRITDGRFTLDGRACVIPANDGPNALHGGPGGFDVCLWHGEARLTDAGPAVVFTRTSPDGEMGFPGTLEVRVTYTLAGQADGGAALTIDYHAVTDAPTVVNLTNHSYWNLTADPARGVLEHELTVNAPAFTPVRPGGLPTGEVRSVEGTPFDFRTPRAIGERLADADGQLAVVGGYDHNLVLDAGQDGLRLAAVLYDPHSGRELGIHTTEPGVQVYSGNFLDGTITGKGGQVYQQHAAVCLETQHYPDSPNQPGFPSTRLDPGQVFTSRTVHTFRVR; encoded by the coding sequence ATGAGCGCAAGTGCGGGCCGGGCTGACCGGCGTTCCTGGGGCGTGGCCCCATCCGGTGAGACCATCCATACCTACACCCTGGCGCTGCCCGGCGGCGTCCAGGCCACCCTGACGGACCTCGGCGCCACCCTGGTCGGTCTGGAGGTGCCGGACCGGCAGGGCGCGCTGGGTGACGTGGTGCTGGGGCACGACCGGCCCGAACCGTACGCGGATCACGCGACCTCGCCGTACTTCGGGGCGACCATCGGCCGCTACGCCAACCGCATCACGGACGGGCGCTTCACGCTGGACGGCCGTGCCTGCGTGATCCCGGCGAACGACGGCCCGAACGCGCTGCACGGCGGCCCCGGCGGCTTCGACGTGTGCCTGTGGCACGGCGAGGCTCGCCTCACGGACGCCGGCCCGGCGGTGGTCTTCACGCGTACCAGCCCGGACGGCGAGATGGGCTTTCCCGGCACGCTGGAGGTGCGCGTCACGTACACGCTGGCCGGGCAGGCAGACGGCGGCGCGGCCCTCACCATCGACTACCACGCGGTCACGGACGCGCCCACGGTCGTGAACCTCACCAACCACAGCTACTGGAACCTCACGGCCGACCCGGCGCGTGGCGTGCTGGAGCACGAACTGACCGTGAACGCCCCCGCCTTCACGCCGGTGCGGCCGGGCGGCCTGCCCACCGGCGAGGTACGGTCGGTGGAGGGCACGCCCTTCGATTTCCGCACGCCCCGCGCCATCGGGGAGCGGCTCGCCGACGCCGACGGGCAGCTCGCGGTGGTCGGCGGCTACGACCACAACCTCGTGCTGGACGCTGGCCAGGATGGGCTTCGGCTCGCCGCCGTCCTGTACGACCCGCACTCCGGGCGGGAACTGGGCATCCATACCACCGAGCCGGGCGTGCAGGTGTACTCCGGGAACTTCCTGGACGGCACGATCACCGGCAAGGGTGGGCAGGTGTATCAGCAGCACGCGGCCGTATGCCTGGAGACGCAGCACTACCCGGATTCGCCCAACCAGCCGGGCTTTCCCTCCACCCGGCTGGACCCCGGGCAGGTCTTCACGTCGCGCACCGTGCACACCTTCCGCGTGCGCTGA
- a CDS encoding endo-1,4-beta-xylanase yields MTRSLLLTALLVGLAGASGQAPTLKSAATARGLLIGGAVSASLFDDLDPDYADTVAREFSVVVSENGMKWKALEGTQNVFAYGLADAVVAWATQRGLAVRGHTLVWHDSAPAWVYALKTPQEMRSAIRNHITQVVTHFGPKVMTWDVVNEAVADTPGHPLRANSPFALAGSDYIDAAFRWAHAANPAARLYYNDYGAEGLNGKSDAVYALVKGMLARGVPITGVGFQTHVDSTFSVEGTGMRTNLQRFRDLGLDVQLTEVDVTLPASGATPANLERQAQVYRDLVAACLSVRCSAVVTWGVNDASSWRSGGRPLLFDDDYAKKPAYGGVIGALQGR; encoded by the coding sequence ATGACCCGATCCCTGCTCCTGACTGCACTGCTCGTTGGTCTCGCCGGCGCGTCCGGGCAGGCGCCTACCCTGAAGTCGGCGGCCACCGCGCGCGGGCTGCTGATCGGCGGCGCGGTCAGCGCCTCGCTCTTCGACGACCTCGACCCGGACTACGCCGACACGGTCGCCCGCGAGTTCTCGGTCGTCGTGTCGGAGAACGGCATGAAGTGGAAGGCGCTGGAAGGCACCCAGAACGTGTTCGCGTATGGCCTCGCTGACGCCGTGGTCGCGTGGGCGACGCAGCGCGGACTTGCGGTGCGCGGCCACACCCTGGTCTGGCACGACAGCGCGCCGGCGTGGGTGTACGCCCTGAAGACCCCGCAGGAGATGCGCAGCGCCATACGGAACCACATCACGCAGGTCGTCACGCACTTCGGCCCGAAGGTCATGACCTGGGACGTGGTGAATGAGGCCGTCGCGGACACGCCCGGCCACCCGCTGCGCGCCAACAGCCCCTTCGCGCTCGCGGGGAGCGACTACATCGACGCCGCGTTCCGCTGGGCACACGCCGCGAACCCGGCCGCGCGGCTCTACTACAACGACTACGGCGCCGAAGGCCTCAACGGCAAGAGCGACGCCGTGTACGCGCTCGTGAAGGGGATGCTCGCGCGCGGCGTGCCCATCACCGGTGTGGGCTTCCAGACGCACGTGGACTCCACCTTCTCGGTCGAGGGCACGGGGATGCGGACGAACCTCCAGCGCTTCCGCGACCTGGGCCTGGACGTGCAGCTCACCGAGGTGGACGTCACCCTGCCTGCCAGCGGCGCGACGCCTGCGAACCTCGAGCGGCAGGCGCAGGTGTACCGCGACCTCGTGGCCGCGTGCCTGAGCGTGAGATGCAGCGCCGTCGTCACGTGGGGCGTGAACGACGCGAGTTCGTGGCGGTCGGGGGGCCGGCCGCTGCTGTTCGACGACGACTATGCGAAGAAGCCCGCGTACGGCGGGGTGATCGGCGCGCTGCAGGGCCGCTGA
- a CDS encoding GNAT family N-acetyltransferase, giving the protein MRHDVTLKGGELTLRPLTDADIGPLCALARDCGDELRFMGSPPTGEAFYRSGLDAETHLPFVILVGGALAGCTRYGDLRPADGGVEIGWTWLHPRHHGTGVNRRMKRLLLAHAFEVMDLERVQLKTDIRNERSQAAIAALGAVREGVLRAHMRRPDGSMRDTVMYSITAPEWPAVKAGMDARISSGAAAGTD; this is encoded by the coding sequence ATGCGGCATGACGTGACCCTCAAAGGCGGCGAGTTGACCCTGCGGCCCCTCACGGACGCGGACATCGGGCCGCTGTGCGCCCTGGCGCGGGACTGCGGCGACGAGCTGCGGTTCATGGGGTCGCCGCCCACCGGCGAGGCCTTCTACCGCTCGGGCCTGGACGCCGAGACCCACCTGCCCTTCGTGATCCTGGTCGGCGGCGCGCTGGCCGGCTGCACCCGCTACGGCGACCTGCGCCCGGCCGATGGCGGCGTGGAGATCGGCTGGACGTGGCTGCACCCCCGCCACCACGGCACGGGAGTCAACCGCCGCATGAAGCGCCTGCTGCTCGCCCACGCCTTCGAGGTGATGGACCTGGAGCGCGTGCAGCTCAAGACCGACATCCGCAACGAGCGCTCGCAGGCGGCCATCGCGGCGCTGGGGGCCGTGCGCGAGGGCGTGCTGCGCGCCCACATGCGCCGCCCGGACGGCAGCATGCGCGACACCGTCATGTACTCCATCACCGCGCCCGAGTGGCCCGCCGTGAAGGCCGGGATGGACGCGCGGATCAGTTCTGGCGCAGCAGCGGGTACGGATTGA
- a CDS encoding M23 family metallopeptidase gives MRRVLRGLVVLAVLAGAAWLLWPQIQTARRTATLLAAPAPTARSLPNPLPGRRFVDTWGGARSQGRRHEGVDIFATRGTPIRATTRGMVLNVGPNTLGGRTVMVLGPAGQRHYYAHLERYPDLERGEWIEAGDVVGYVGDSGNARGTPPHLHYGIYTAGGAINPYPLLRQN, from the coding sequence ATGCGGCGTGTTCTGCGTGGACTGGTGGTGCTGGCCGTGCTGGCGGGCGCGGCCTGGCTGCTGTGGCCGCAGATCCAGACCGCCCGGCGCACGGCCACGCTGCTCGCGGCGCCCGCACCCACCGCGCGCAGCCTGCCGAACCCGCTGCCGGGCCGGCGCTTCGTGGACACCTGGGGCGGCGCACGCAGCCAGGGCCGCAGGCATGAAGGGGTGGACATCTTCGCCACGCGCGGCACGCCCATCCGCGCGACCACACGCGGCATGGTGCTGAATGTCGGGCCGAACACGCTGGGCGGGCGCACGGTGATGGTCCTCGGGCCGGCCGGACAGCGGCACTACTACGCGCACCTGGAGCGCTACCCCGATCTCGAGCGCGGCGAGTGGATCGAGGCTGGAGACGTGGTCGGGTATGTGGGGGACAGCGGGAACGCCAGAGGGACGCCCCCGCACCTGCACTACGGCATCTACACGGCTGGCGGCGCGATCAATCCGTACCCGCTGCTGCGCCAGAACTGA